The Limnospira fusiformis SAG 85.79 genomic interval ACCATCATCTACATGGAATCATGCTTTTTGACATCATCACCGAAAACGGATTAGACCTAGGTATAGCTACTCCTGGGAATGACAGAATTATCATGTCTGAACTTCCCCCAGAACAGCTTTCCTATTTTAGATCCTCACCTTTTCCAGATGCGATCGCTCTGTTGGCGGGAAATGATTATGCAGTGAATGATAATACCGGACGCATTTTCTACGGAAACCAAGGCAATGACACCATTATTGGAGGCGGTGGCAATGATACCCTTTTTGGTGGTAAGGATAATGACTTATTAGAAGCAGGTGGCGGTAATAATCTCCTATTCGGTAATTTGGGTAATGATACCCTAATTGGAGGGTCGGGAAACGATAGTCTTTATGGCGGCGCTGGTAATGATGTGATTATTGGAGGTCCGGGAAATAGCCTGATATCCGGCGATAAAGGCTTGGATACCTTAACAGGAGGGGGAGGCGCTAATCAATTTATCCTAGCTTCATCAACTGCTGACCGGGACCTAATTACTGACTTCCAGCCGGGAGTTGATAAAATCATTGTTCCTAATGGCGCGAGACAATTAGTAGTTCAAGCCTTAGACCCTTTCACCACCGAAATTCTCGAAAATGGTGGCGTATTAGCCACATTAAATAATGTCAGCATTTCATCTATTAGTACCAATGACTTTATCGGTGGCAGAATATCCATTCAAAACACAACCACAGATCATTCTGATGATGGACATAACCAAGTCTTTGAGCAACAGGTGCTACAACTGGTCAACCAAGAACGCGCCCAGGCGGGTTTACAGCCCTTATCTTTGAACCCCCTATTAAACCAAGCCGCACGAAACCATAGCACCAACATGGCGCGGCAAGATTTCTTTAGTCATACTGGGCTTGATGGTTCTAGCCCCAGTGACCGCGCCCGAGCCGTAGGATTTACATCTGGGGTCGGAGAAAATATTGCCGCAGGTCATCGTACACCAGAATCTGTTGTTGAGGGGTGGATGGATAGCCCAGGACACCGCGAGAATATCCTCAATCCCAGTTATACCCAAATTGGTATTGGTCACTACTTCCTCGCCAATGACACTGGAAGTTTTAATTTGAACAAC includes:
- a CDS encoding CAP domain-containing protein, translated to MLFDIITENGLDLGIATPGNDRIIMSELPPEQLSYFRSSPFPDAIALLAGNDYAVNDNTGRIFYGNQGNDTIIGGGGNDTLFGGKDNDLLEAGGGNNLLFGNLGNDTLIGGSGNDSLYGGAGNDVIIGGPGNSLISGDKGLDTLTGGGGANQFILASSTADRDLITDFQPGVDKIIVPNGARQLVVQALDPFTTEILENGGVLATLNNVSISSISTNDFIGGRISIQNTTTDHSDDGHNQVFEQQVLQLVNQERAQAGLQPLSLNPLLNQAARNHSTNMARQDFFSHTGLDGSSPSDRARAVGFTSGVGENIAAGHRTPESVVEGWMDSPGHRENILNPSYTQIGIGHYFLANDTGSFNLNNYWTQKFAF